A stretch of the Leptospira harrisiae genome encodes the following:
- a CDS encoding SCO family protein — protein MDRRSIKFVFILIVLTLSFFCKSKEDHIKEEWKHLSFVKPDGSLLDPQFWSEKKSVLYFGFSHCPDMCPLTLTNFGRASLILGEKSNRFRFIFVTLDPERDSPTTLKNYVQNFPGKNLTALSPNAESLTKLTDLFGIVREKVGNGKNYRIDHSNFIYVLDEDLNTLANFPGGVSANAIATKLREFAEHEN, from the coding sequence TTGGATCGTCGCAGTATAAAATTTGTATTTATTTTAATTGTTCTCACTTTAAGTTTTTTTTGTAAATCCAAAGAAGATCACATCAAAGAAGAATGGAAACACCTATCCTTTGTTAAGCCAGATGGAAGTTTATTAGATCCGCAGTTTTGGTCAGAAAAAAAATCTGTTCTTTATTTTGGATTTTCTCATTGTCCTGACATGTGTCCTTTGACTTTAACAAACTTTGGTAGGGCCTCACTGATATTAGGTGAGAAATCAAATCGTTTTCGATTTATTTTTGTAACTCTTGATCCTGAAAGGGATTCTCCAACAACTCTCAAAAATTACGTTCAAAATTTTCCTGGAAAAAATTTAACAGCACTATCTCCCAATGCAGAATCATTAACGAAACTCACAGATTTATTTGGAATTGTAAGGGAAAAAGTTGGGAATGGAAAAAATTACCGAATCGATCATTCCAATTTTATTTATGTGTTAGATGAAGATTTGAATACACTTGCCAATTTTCCAGGTGGAGTGTCAGCGAATGCGATTGCCACTAAACTTAGGGAATTTGCGGAACACGAGAATTAA
- a CDS encoding PLDc N-terminal domain-containing protein, translating to METTFANPGFWTYFIGSYAYYLPFVLTMVWAPLALFGLSKQKDMDTTKQIIWSLVILVIPVLGPAIYLLFADKEYEKKFKQIAVGGGLGVFILVWVLSLISHI from the coding sequence ATGGAAACAACTTTTGCAAACCCAGGTTTTTGGACTTATTTTATTGGATCTTACGCATATTACCTTCCCTTCGTTTTAACGATGGTATGGGCTCCTTTGGCTTTGTTTGGATTGTCCAAACAAAAAGATATGGATACAACAAAACAAATCATTTGGTCACTTGTGATTTTGGTAATCCCGGTTCTTGGGCCTGCCATTTATCTTTTGTTTGCTGATAAGGAATACGAAAAAAAATTCAAACAAATTGCTGTCGGCGGTGGGCTTGGAGTTTTTATTCTTGTGTGGGTTCTAAGTTTAATTTCTCACATTTAG
- a CDS encoding MotA/TolQ/ExbB proton channel family protein — MQEYVEIGEELVFIAMAVASVIALAVFAERLIYYKKSLGKKNEDYLTEVRTSLQEEPEIHWKTDAGEESIYTRFIQFALNQLKLGRKGLDESLDGQILSEKLELEKRLPILNTLGNNAPFIGLLGTVLGVIKAFYGLGTLGSSGAEVVMRSISTALLATAAGLAVAIPVVMANNYFSRKSKVILQNLEILKKELLSYQMNKTKV, encoded by the coding sequence ATGCAAGAGTATGTAGAAATAGGTGAAGAATTAGTTTTTATTGCAATGGCAGTGGCGAGTGTGATCGCACTGGCAGTATTTGCTGAGAGGTTAATTTATTACAAAAAATCTCTAGGTAAAAAAAACGAGGACTATTTAACGGAAGTTAGAACTTCCTTACAAGAAGAACCAGAAATTCACTGGAAAACTGATGCAGGTGAAGAATCAATTTACACACGATTCATTCAATTTGCTTTAAACCAATTGAAACTTGGCAGAAAAGGATTAGATGAAAGTTTAGATGGCCAAATTTTATCCGAAAAATTGGAATTAGAAAAACGGTTACCAATCTTAAATACATTGGGTAACAATGCTCCATTTATCGGATTATTAGGAACGGTTCTCGGTGTCATCAAAGCATTCTATGGATTGGGAACTTTAGGAAGTTCTGGTGCTGAAGTGGTCATGCGGTCAATTTCGACTGCACTCCTTGCAACAGCAGCGGGTCTTGCAGTCGCCATTCCTGTGGTAATGGCTAATAATTATTTTTCTAGAAAATCCAAAGTCATCCTACAGAATTTGGAAATTCTGAAAAAAGAACTACTCTCTTATCAAATGAATAAGACAAAGGTATAA
- a CDS encoding TetR/AcrR family transcriptional regulator: protein MNIKLNPRKIPQQKRSKERYQKIIDTTIELLGEVGYDDLTTDLIAERSEIPVGSIYQFFPNKESIIYSHAESCYLMLHDFFFKLVDEELKKRKKFTHEFIDFTLYSFERTLNEVKGYRLINSILYTNQALLKLDIESNERFAKSLAEKVILYLFPKVDKKRAYYSSLMIVETVDSVVKIAQRKGKPAEKKAVLSELQNLLFVYFSSFL, encoded by the coding sequence ATGAATATAAAATTAAATCCAAGGAAAATTCCGCAACAAAAACGTTCAAAGGAAAGGTATCAAAAAATTATAGATACAACCATAGAATTGTTAGGTGAAGTTGGTTATGACGACTTAACGACAGATTTGATTGCCGAAAGAAGTGAAATTCCGGTTGGATCTATTTATCAATTTTTTCCGAACAAAGAATCCATTATTTATTCTCATGCCGAATCCTGTTATTTGATGCTCCATGACTTTTTTTTCAAACTTGTAGATGAAGAACTAAAAAAAAGAAAAAAATTTACGCATGAATTTATTGATTTTACCTTATATTCCTTCGAACGAACGTTAAATGAAGTGAAAGGATATCGTCTAATCAATTCAATTCTTTATACAAACCAAGCCTTATTAAAATTGGATATAGAAAGTAATGAACGTTTTGCGAAGTCGTTAGCAGAAAAAGTAATTCTCTATTTGTTTCCTAAGGTGGATAAAAAAAGAGCCTATTATAGTTCTTTGATGATCGTCGAAACTGTTGATTCTGTCGTCAAAATTGCCCAAAGAAAGGGAAAACCGGCCGAAAAAAAGGCAGTCCTTTCCGAGCTACAAAATCTCTTATTTGTATATTTTTCCTCATTCCTTTGA
- a CDS encoding ExbD/TolR family protein, whose translation MAGASGSQDEEIGSINITPMVDVILVLLVIFMVTANFLKKESLNINLPKVQAADPNVAESVQVALTKTGAILLEGKDTDISGLVRNLEREAKIRPNMRLTLSADESLPYGKITELMGIIRKAGVTKIALSVKK comes from the coding sequence ATGGCTGGTGCATCAGGTTCTCAAGACGAAGAAATTGGAAGTATCAACATCACACCCATGGTGGATGTGATCTTAGTACTACTCGTTATTTTTATGGTAACTGCAAACTTCCTTAAAAAAGAAAGTTTAAATATTAATTTACCAAAAGTGCAAGCTGCTGACCCGAACGTTGCGGAATCAGTCCAAGTAGCACTAACAAAAACAGGTGCAATTCTCTTAGAAGGGAAAGACACGGACATTTCAGGTTTAGTTCGCAATCTTGAAAGAGAAGCAAAAATTAGACCTAACATGCGTTTAACTCTTTCTGCAGACGAAAGCCTCCCTTATGGAAAAATTACGGAGCTGATGGGAATCATCCGAAAAGCGGGTGTTACAAAAATTGCCCTCAGTGTAAAAAAATGA
- a CDS encoding multicopper oxidase domain-containing protein, translating into MDRKSFLTTIGFGVMGFVGSLFGSMRNNIRNSEEICGPSDPGNSSSATNFGIVTTPTVSDNYQNSIGAGGSLRATNTYGSMAHPPFFIKEEYTERFYYPPNYSNTKSKTKDFNLNLFPLSMNIAHNVNYPAWTFDGLVPGPVLRANLGDTLRIHVKNSSPDPHSLHFHGTHDPLEDGWEPIPAFGERTYQIEAGPVGLHPYHCHVPPLMLHTAKGLYGALLVDPPVKRKPAHEFVLTFSGWDTKGKGRNDYYTWNGIAGIYDRYPMKVPVGERVRFYIQNMMEREPIITFHLHAQTFDIIRSLGSTIPDGHSDVVSLGQTERVVIEFVLKKKGRYMFHPHQTHMAENGGMGWIVAV; encoded by the coding sequence ATGGATCGGAAGAGTTTTTTAACAACGATAGGATTTGGGGTGATGGGTTTTGTGGGATCCTTGTTTGGTTCCATGAGAAATAACATTCGAAATTCTGAGGAAATTTGTGGACCTTCTGATCCTGGTAATTCATCCTCTGCTACAAACTTTGGAATTGTGACCACACCAACCGTTAGCGATAACTATCAAAACTCGATAGGCGCTGGCGGAAGTTTACGTGCTACAAATACCTATGGAAGTATGGCGCATCCTCCTTTTTTTATTAAAGAAGAGTATACCGAGAGATTCTACTACCCACCTAACTATTCCAATACGAAAAGTAAGACGAAAGATTTTAATTTAAATCTTTTTCCTTTGAGTATGAATATAGCACATAATGTCAATTATCCTGCTTGGACCTTTGATGGATTGGTTCCAGGCCCAGTTCTACGGGCAAATTTGGGAGATACACTTCGTATTCATGTAAAAAATTCAAGTCCTGATCCTCATTCCTTACATTTTCATGGGACTCATGATCCATTAGAAGATGGTTGGGAACCTATCCCTGCTTTCGGTGAAAGGACATATCAAATAGAAGCGGGTCCAGTTGGACTTCATCCTTATCATTGCCATGTTCCTCCACTTATGTTACATACCGCCAAAGGTTTGTATGGTGCATTGCTTGTAGATCCACCTGTCAAACGTAAACCCGCACACGAATTTGTTTTAACATTTTCTGGATGGGATACCAAAGGTAAGGGGAGAAACGACTATTATACTTGGAATGGAATTGCGGGAATTTATGACAGATATCCAATGAAAGTTCCTGTTGGGGAACGAGTTCGTTTTTACATTCAAAATATGATGGAAAGGGAACCAATCATTACCTTCCATTTGCATGCACAAACCTTTGATATCATTCGAAGTTTAGGTAGTACGATTCCTGATGGACATTCTGATGTGGTATCCCTGGGACAAACAGAACGCGTGGTGATAGAATTTGTTCTTAAGAAAAAAGGAAGATATATGTTTCATCCACACCAAACACATATGGCAGAAAATGGAGGAATGGGTTGGATCGTCGCAGTATAA
- a CDS encoding energy transducer TonB has translation MKRLAELLVSLKHSIKQNKERLFHICLIGSLFVHTATYAGYKISQLRGDEVVEESTFEDVDVSFEEIPPELIGGTSSPAPVEKQEWVEGSNKDKADEPDNSDLNPNQLSGNGTDKDGYLFSFNGDKMPTAIIDFDLKEYFPPQAKAANIVEKQVVLLVQVNEDGSLQSAKIVSGRAGYGFEEAAMKLIKRVRFSPGYVQGQPKKMAHRLPILFSLED, from the coding sequence ATGAAACGCCTTGCGGAATTATTGGTTTCACTCAAACATTCCATCAAACAAAATAAAGAACGTTTATTTCATATTTGTTTGATTGGTAGTTTGTTTGTCCATACCGCAACTTACGCCGGTTATAAGATTAGTCAATTACGTGGTGATGAGGTTGTTGAAGAATCAACCTTCGAAGATGTGGATGTAAGTTTTGAGGAAATTCCTCCAGAACTTATTGGTGGTACTTCTTCCCCTGCACCAGTAGAAAAACAAGAATGGGTAGAAGGAAGTAACAAAGACAAAGCCGACGAACCGGACAACTCAGATCTCAATCCAAACCAACTTTCTGGAAATGGGACTGACAAAGATGGATATCTTTTTTCTTTCAATGGAGACAAGATGCCAACTGCAATCATTGATTTTGATTTAAAGGAATATTTTCCTCCGCAAGCTAAGGCGGCAAATATCGTTGAGAAACAAGTTGTTTTACTAGTACAAGTAAATGAAGATGGAAGTCTTCAATCTGCTAAAATTGTATCTGGTCGAGCTGGATACGGATTCGAAGAGGCAGCTATGAAACTCATCAAACGTGTTCGTTTTAGCCCTGGTTATGTGCAAGGACAACCCAAAAAAATGGCACACAGACTTCCAATTTTATTTTCCCTAGAAGACTAA
- a CDS encoding sensor histidine kinase encodes MKPFWSRFLEKPTLSICLLSLVITVSITSYTYSLLKPTDTSLSEYYLAENTEYFVGDIPTDDYGKIDFQKMHKVYWESIFGWINDSELQRITDSEFIWLRSKAFPNPKGKEDLFLLLEHGGLNIEIFNEYGDSIFKYGNFSEQERLPNIFQSKFDWVKVPNDDSKYYYLRLYHKKGILFLISIVENLVGKQTALYREIALKNLTPIFFHSFFLMIGIICALVFSIEFKKRYNILLDFAAFSLCFGLLGLTSNVLIRYLFTNSETLFILTTISSNFVFIPMLSGVRRLFGSGSYRLLDILIYLDVFICTLTTILVFSLPFYDLSHSLLISSRTFFILFNLLNILGPIYITFESWKKGNPDAFGHFIGFSVTLLLVILEMFIAIKSNDNSTNKVVLWGVLFGVISQGFALERTIFANRQKAQVYKEDLLKAEKSLKESQLKTLQTKMSPHYLFNSLNTIHALHKIKPELIGDAILSLANNYRFISDRTDRDWIPFEEEWNFLEDYLHLQKLRFYDTIQIDFKKSGDFSSVILPPLLLQPIIENSFKHGFRGSAEEQFQLFIHAKMIRDSVFSFVVYDNGIGISEDLLSDKTKLLARSLGNIKERLKNLYTEFSFEVTRNFPEGARTEIEIILNSRVPQIP; translated from the coding sequence ATGAAACCTTTTTGGAGCAGATTTTTAGAAAAACCAACTCTATCAATCTGCCTCCTATCACTTGTCATAACAGTCTCCATAACGTCATATACATATTCTTTATTAAAACCGACAGATACTTCTTTGTCAGAGTATTATCTCGCAGAAAATACAGAATACTTTGTGGGGGATATCCCAACTGATGATTACGGAAAAATTGATTTTCAGAAAATGCATAAAGTGTATTGGGAATCGATTTTTGGCTGGATCAATGATTCTGAACTCCAACGAATTACAGATTCCGAATTTATTTGGTTACGTTCGAAAGCATTCCCCAATCCCAAAGGGAAGGAAGATCTTTTTTTATTATTAGAACATGGCGGCTTGAATATAGAGATATTTAATGAATATGGAGATTCCATTTTTAAGTATGGAAATTTTTCAGAACAAGAAAGACTTCCCAATATTTTCCAATCCAAGTTTGATTGGGTCAAAGTCCCTAATGATGATTCAAAATATTATTACCTAAGATTGTATCACAAAAAAGGTATTCTCTTTCTCATCTCAATTGTAGAAAATTTAGTTGGAAAACAAACTGCACTCTACCGAGAAATCGCTTTAAAGAATTTAACACCTATTTTCTTTCATTCATTTTTTCTGATGATCGGAATTATATGTGCTCTGGTATTTTCCATTGAATTCAAAAAACGATACAACATACTTCTTGATTTTGCGGCATTTTCCTTATGTTTTGGATTACTTGGACTTACATCCAACGTACTCATTCGATATTTATTTACTAATTCAGAAACATTATTCATTCTTACGACGATATCTTCCAATTTTGTCTTTATACCAATGTTATCAGGAGTGCGACGTCTCTTTGGAAGCGGAAGTTATAGATTACTAGATATACTTATTTATCTAGATGTGTTCATTTGCACATTGACTACTATATTGGTTTTTTCACTTCCATTCTATGATCTATCTCATTCACTCCTTATTAGTAGCAGAACTTTTTTCATCTTATTCAATCTTTTGAATATTCTTGGACCAATATATATTACCTTTGAATCTTGGAAAAAAGGAAATCCAGATGCCTTTGGACATTTTATTGGTTTTAGTGTTACTCTCCTTCTTGTAATCCTTGAAATGTTCATTGCAATCAAATCCAATGATAACTCTACAAACAAAGTGGTTCTTTGGGGTGTACTTTTTGGTGTGATCTCTCAAGGTTTTGCCTTAGAACGTACGATTTTTGCTAATAGACAAAAAGCCCAAGTGTACAAAGAAGATTTATTAAAAGCAGAAAAATCACTTAAAGAAAGCCAACTCAAAACTCTTCAAACAAAAATGAGTCCTCATTATTTATTCAATTCTCTAAATACAATCCATGCACTTCATAAAATAAAACCAGAGTTAATTGGCGATGCAATCTTAAGTCTTGCCAACAATTATCGATTTATCTCTGATCGAACTGATAGAGATTGGATTCCTTTTGAAGAAGAATGGAATTTTTTAGAAGACTACTTGCATCTTCAAAAATTAAGATTTTATGATACAATTCAGATTGATTTTAAAAAATCGGGAGATTTTTCTTCAGTAATTCTTCCTCCATTATTACTCCAACCTATTATTGAAAATTCTTTTAAACATGGGTTTCGCGGTTCCGCGGAAGAGCAGTTCCAACTTTTTATACATGCAAAAATGATTCGGGATTCTGTTTTTAGTTTTGTTGTTTATGACAACGGAATTGGTATTTCTGAAGATTTACTTTCTGACAAAACAAAATTATTAGCAAGGTCTCTTGGAAATATCAAGGAACGCTTAAAAAATCTTTATACAGAATTTAGTTTTGAAGTGACAAGAAATTTCCCCGAAGGGGCAAGAACCGAAATTGAAATTATTCTTAATTCTCGTGTTCCGCAAATTCCCTAA
- a CDS encoding ABC transporter permease, which translates to MLAIEIQNLNKSYTIGNSKFPVLSGIDLEISQGEFVAIMGPSGSGKSTLLQVMGLLDHVDSGTYRLFGRKVSGESSDVLSDVRGSMIGFVFQQFHLLAKSNAFQNVSLPALYTNVNDTKEKAEEQLRKVGLENRIFHTPNELSGGQQQRVAIARALLVDPPIIFADEPTGNLDSKSKIEIMLELQRLHKEGKTIVMVTHEPEMAEFCDRIIHVSDGMIVSNEGKKKKKDSGSIPKTNLKRKTGWPLFQGIFIQSLFSLSSNRLRTFLSALGILFGVVCVISVMALGEGAKKSVEEQFSSLGANLVIVRTGGMRSGGVSLEAGTVNRLDVFDVGAVSKKFPEVKQISAVVNGRGQLVYGNRNWNSYITGASPNYETLRNLEPVEGRFFTEEENQKRALVCLVGNTVVRELYEGKNPVGTYLKVNRILFRVVGLLPEKGSAGFRDQDDVILIPINTAMRRLLNKDAVDSLEMELEKTESSEEFTTSLKRFLHERHGTNESMGNIYQVMNMADIQSAVSETNQTMTTLLIALATVSLVVGGIGIMNIMLVSVKERTKEIGLRKALGARESDIRIQFLIESTLTSLTGGIVGLVFGILSVLFLQEYFGWSIVLSFPSIGFAFLFSISIGILFGWWPSEYAAKLSPIVALRSE; encoded by the coding sequence TTGTTAGCAATCGAGATTCAAAACTTAAATAAATCCTATACCATCGGAAATTCAAAATTTCCAGTTTTATCAGGAATTGATTTAGAAATTAGCCAAGGCGAATTTGTTGCCATTATGGGCCCTTCTGGTTCTGGAAAATCAACACTTTTGCAAGTGATGGGATTATTAGATCATGTAGATTCGGGCACCTATCGATTGTTTGGTCGAAAGGTAAGTGGAGAATCCTCCGATGTATTGTCTGATGTTCGTGGAAGTATGATTGGGTTTGTATTCCAGCAGTTTCATTTATTAGCAAAATCAAATGCATTCCAAAATGTGAGTTTACCTGCTTTGTATACAAATGTAAATGATACGAAGGAAAAAGCAGAGGAGCAACTTCGAAAAGTTGGATTGGAGAACCGAATTTTTCACACACCCAATGAACTCTCTGGTGGCCAACAACAAAGGGTTGCCATTGCACGAGCACTGCTTGTCGATCCGCCCATTATTTTTGCTGATGAACCTACGGGAAACTTAGATTCAAAAAGTAAAATTGAAATCATGTTGGAATTACAACGTCTTCATAAAGAAGGAAAAACCATTGTGATGGTGACACATGAACCAGAAATGGCGGAGTTTTGTGATCGTATTATCCATGTGAGTGATGGAATGATAGTATCGAATGAAGGAAAAAAGAAAAAAAAAGATTCTGGTTCCATTCCCAAAACAAATTTAAAAAGAAAAACTGGATGGCCCCTTTTTCAAGGAATCTTTATACAATCCTTGTTTTCTTTATCATCAAATCGATTGCGAACTTTTTTATCAGCACTTGGTATCCTTTTTGGTGTGGTTTGTGTGATCTCAGTGATGGCACTAGGTGAAGGTGCCAAAAAATCAGTGGAGGAACAGTTCTCTTCGTTAGGTGCCAATTTGGTCATCGTAAGAACAGGTGGAATGCGTAGTGGAGGAGTTTCACTGGAAGCTGGTACTGTTAATCGATTGGATGTTTTTGATGTAGGAGCAGTATCCAAAAAATTTCCAGAAGTAAAACAAATCTCTGCCGTTGTGAATGGAAGAGGGCAACTTGTTTATGGAAATAGAAACTGGAATAGTTATATCACTGGAGCCAGTCCCAATTACGAAACATTAAGAAATTTAGAACCTGTGGAAGGAAGATTTTTTACAGAAGAAGAAAATCAAAAAAGAGCTCTCGTTTGTCTTGTGGGAAACACGGTTGTGAGAGAATTGTATGAAGGAAAAAACCCTGTAGGAACTTATTTAAAAGTAAATCGGATTCTATTTCGTGTAGTTGGCCTTCTTCCTGAAAAAGGAAGTGCGGGTTTTCGTGACCAAGACGACGTGATTCTGATTCCTATAAATACTGCTATGCGAAGGTTGTTAAACAAAGATGCTGTCGACAGTTTGGAAATGGAATTAGAAAAAACAGAATCTTCAGAGGAATTTACCACTTCCTTAAAACGTTTTTTACATGAGAGACATGGAACCAATGAATCAATGGGTAATATTTACCAAGTAATGAATATGGCTGATATCCAATCAGCAGTGTCTGAAACAAATCAAACAATGACTACTTTGCTCATTGCACTAGCAACAGTTTCTCTAGTTGTAGGTGGGATTGGAATTATGAACATTATGTTAGTCTCTGTAAAGGAAAGAACCAAAGAAATTGGTTTACGGAAGGCCCTTGGTGCTAGAGAATCTGATATTCGTATACAATTTTTAATAGAATCTACTTTGACCAGTTTGACGGGAGGAATCGTTGGACTTGTTTTTGGAATTTTATCTGTTTTGTTTTTACAAGAATACTTTGGTTGGAGTATAGTTTTATCCTTTCCTTCTATTGGATTTGCTTTTCTATTTTCCATATCGATTGGAATTCTTTTCGGCTGGTGGCCTTCTGAATATGCAGCGAAATTGAGTCCCATAGTAGCTTTAAGATCAGAATGA
- a CDS encoding right-handed parallel beta-helix repeat-containing protein, translating to MKQTKRYLLGIFIAVFITFGMNHCSSEDPANSAFVHVTMMDNAFHPPVIRTFKGGKIRFVNEGNNPHNAISITKDWSTEKTFGNLAMFRGAHTDVFFPEEGVYPYFCSFHASPDGKIGMTGVAVIGDATYNPQTNIAKSKISKKWTGVTRKVPSQYNTIQNAVDAASPGDLVLVAKGIYKEEVTVTTPSIVIRGEDRNETIIDGEFLRGNGIMVVGADGVAVENLTTRNATLNGVYWTGVKGYRGSYLTAYNNGDYGIYAFDSEDGLMEHSYASGSPDSGFYIGQCNPCNAIINDVISENNALGYSGTNSSGNLYLLSSIWRKNQLGIGPNTLDRELLPPQKQIVVKKNIVYDNNNTNAPSKKLEYPSIGNGIALLGALENLVEDNLVFNHNNYGILVTMNIDENIWISNNNVVRNNKVYHSGRGDIALSGPVNVGNCFEGNSYGVSSPPFLDSLQSCSGLRYPHSGDMSSSIGLLALFVQANLREFVLGSYKNQPIPGSQMNMPKESLANVTPAHDVFEANKGLIETAELPKLSQAEFDIASNKMYTSGWRVHFPGTLKTWYFHLMGYLLPFAIFAAWTGLSILDRFSAKGTKVDSYFWLILLIPFIGSLIYLYSKESKVSRAVRNTVVFGGILLFFTILAYAGYAMTAVTEPSV from the coding sequence ATGAAACAGACCAAAAGATATTTATTGGGAATCTTCATTGCAGTATTCATAACGTTTGGTATGAATCATTGTAGTTCGGAAGACCCTGCCAATTCGGCCTTCGTCCATGTTACGATGATGGACAATGCCTTTCACCCGCCAGTCATTCGGACGTTCAAAGGCGGTAAAATTCGATTTGTGAACGAAGGAAACAACCCTCACAATGCCATCTCCATCACCAAAGATTGGTCCACAGAGAAAACATTTGGGAATTTGGCTATGTTTCGTGGTGCACATACCGATGTGTTTTTCCCAGAAGAAGGGGTGTACCCTTATTTCTGTTCCTTCCATGCCTCTCCTGATGGCAAAATTGGAATGACCGGAGTAGCTGTCATTGGTGATGCCACATACAATCCTCAGACGAACATTGCTAAGTCTAAGATATCAAAAAAGTGGACAGGTGTAACTCGCAAAGTTCCTTCCCAATACAATACCATACAAAATGCAGTGGATGCTGCCTCACCTGGAGACTTGGTTCTTGTGGCCAAAGGAATTTATAAAGAAGAGGTGACTGTCACTACGCCTTCCATTGTGATTCGTGGTGAAGATCGTAATGAAACCATTATTGATGGCGAATTTTTACGTGGAAACGGAATCATGGTTGTTGGTGCCGACGGAGTTGCTGTTGAAAACCTAACAACAAGAAATGCAACACTGAATGGTGTGTATTGGACAGGTGTAAAAGGATATCGTGGTTCCTATTTAACGGCCTATAATAACGGAGACTATGGAATTTATGCATTTGATTCAGAAGATGGACTTATGGAACATTCCTATGCATCTGGATCTCCTGATTCTGGATTTTATATAGGACAGTGTAATCCATGTAATGCGATAATTAATGATGTAATTTCAGAAAACAATGCACTTGGTTATTCTGGAACCAACTCAAGTGGAAACTTATATCTTTTGTCTTCCATTTGGAGAAAAAACCAATTAGGAATTGGTCCTAACACTTTGGATCGTGAGTTACTTCCTCCACAAAAACAAATTGTGGTTAAGAAAAACATTGTGTATGACAATAACAATACCAATGCACCTTCCAAAAAATTGGAATATCCTTCCATTGGAAATGGTATCGCACTCCTTGGTGCACTAGAAAACCTAGTCGAAGATAATTTGGTTTTTAACCATAACAACTATGGAATTTTAGTGACTATGAATATTGACGAAAACATTTGGATCTCTAACAACAACGTTGTAAGAAACAATAAAGTGTATCATTCGGGTCGTGGAGACATTGCACTGAGCGGTCCAGTCAATGTAGGAAACTGTTTTGAAGGAAATTCCTACGGCGTGTCAAGCCCACCATTTTTGGACTCTCTACAGTCTTGTTCAGGGCTTCGTTACCCACATTCTGGAGATATGTCTTCAAGTATTGGTTTACTTGCTTTGTTTGTGCAAGCAAACCTTCGTGAATTTGTATTAGGCTCTTATAAAAACCAACCAATCCCTGGGTCTCAAATGAACATGCCTAAAGAAAGTTTGGCGAATGTAACTCCCGCACACGATGTATTCGAAGCTAACAAAGGTTTGATTGAAACTGCGGAGTTACCAAAACTCAGCCAAGCAGAGTTTGATATAGCATCAAATAAAATGTATACCTCTGGATGGAGAGTTCATTTCCCAGGTACTTTAAAAACTTGGTATTTTCATTTGATGGGTTATCTACTTCCATTCGCCATATTTGCAGCGTGGACAGGACTTTCTATTTTGGATCGATTCTCTGCGAAAGGCACAAAAGTAGATTCTTACTTTTGGTTGATTTTACTCATACCATTTATTGGTTCTTTGATTTATTTATATTCTAAAGAATCTAAGGTTTCACGAGCCGTTCGAAATACCGTTGTCTTTGGTGGTATTTTACTTTTCTTTACAATTCTGGCTTATGCCGGTTATGCGATGACAGCGGTAACGGAACCGTCTGTATAA